The following are encoded in a window of Solibacillus sp. FSL R7-0668 genomic DNA:
- a CDS encoding enoyl-CoA hydratase, protein MYETIQLEVAERKATVTLNRPSAMNAMDFTMMRELADCFEALHHEKVVQVLVIKGEGKVFSAGGDVKRMLASDDFSDFGTVMEDIARLVKAYYTLPMITIAQIHGASAGLGFSLALGSDFIVAEQSSKLAMNFIGIGLIPDGAGHFFMKERLGTVKAKQMIWEGKVLDGEQALALGLIDYNVADGTASVAVDQIVGKLLAAPILAMIETKRILHHANLSTLEQILQGESEGQVKMRQTKDHLEGIQAFVAKRVPQFVGQ, encoded by the coding sequence ATGTATGAAACAATTCAATTAGAAGTAGCAGAGCGAAAAGCGACAGTGACGTTAAATCGTCCAAGCGCAATGAATGCCATGGATTTTACAATGATGCGCGAATTAGCAGATTGCTTTGAAGCGCTGCATCACGAAAAGGTTGTCCAAGTGCTTGTTATTAAAGGGGAAGGAAAGGTCTTTTCAGCTGGTGGCGATGTAAAGAGGATGCTGGCATCAGATGATTTTTCGGATTTCGGTACGGTGATGGAGGATATTGCACGTTTAGTAAAGGCCTATTATACGCTGCCGATGATTACGATTGCCCAAATACATGGTGCTTCGGCTGGATTAGGGTTTAGCTTGGCATTAGGGAGCGATTTTATAGTTGCCGAACAGTCAAGTAAGCTGGCGATGAACTTTATAGGAATTGGCTTAATTCCGGATGGAGCGGGCCATTTCTTCATGAAGGAGCGACTGGGTACGGTAAAGGCGAAACAGATGATTTGGGAGGGGAAAGTATTAGATGGTGAACAAGCATTAGCACTTGGCTTAATTGACTACAATGTAGCGGATGGTACAGCGAGTGTTGCGGTAGACCAAATTGTAGGGAAGTTATTAGCTGCACCGATTTTAGCAATGATTGAAACGAAGCGAATTTTGCATCATGCGAATTTAAGTACGCTGGAGCAAATTTTACAAGGCGAATCAGAAGGACAAGTAAAAATGCGTCAAACGAAGGATCATTTAGAAGGCATCCAAGCATTTGTAGCAAAGCGTGTCCCGCAATTTGTCGGACAATAA
- a CDS encoding FAD-binding dehydrogenase gives MRYDVIIIGAGLAGLVAACELLEANKKVLLVDQEPENSIGGQAFWSFGGLFLVDSAEQRRLGIKDSKVLAWQDWCGTAGFDRLEDEDIWAYKWAKAYVDFAAGEKYSWLKSKGINFFPVVGWAERGGALAGGHGNSVPRFHIVWGTGPGLVEPFAKQVLQAASEGKIDYKPRHQVTELITTNGAVSGIRGNLLEPATITRGEESSRVVIDHFEYYAEAVVVASGGIGANIELVKKNWPARLGAPPEKMVSGVPAYVDGKMLDITEQIGGRIVNRDRMWHYTEGLKNWNPIWPNHGIRILPGPSSMWLDARGNRFTAPNFPGFDTLSTLEAIQKTGYDYSWFLLTEKIIEKEFALSGSEQNTDLTNKSIKEVLKRVLPGPPAAVQAFKDHGEDFVVADNLKDLVRGMNELVGSELLDFMHIKEQVLARDREIENKFSKDAQITAIHGARNYIGDKLIRAAKPHKLLDAKAGPLIAVRLNILTRKTLGGLQTNLNGQVMDGQGEPITGLFAAGEVSGFGGGGVHGYRSLEGTFLGGCLFTGLQVGKFLSK, from the coding sequence ATGCGTTATGATGTCATTATCATCGGAGCTGGGCTTGCGGGTCTAGTCGCTGCTTGTGAATTATTGGAGGCAAATAAAAAAGTATTACTTGTCGATCAGGAGCCTGAAAATTCCATTGGTGGGCAAGCATTTTGGTCTTTTGGTGGATTATTCCTAGTTGATTCAGCTGAGCAGAGAAGACTTGGCATTAAAGATAGTAAGGTGTTAGCTTGGCAAGATTGGTGTGGTACGGCTGGATTTGATCGGTTAGAGGATGAGGATATTTGGGCTTATAAATGGGCTAAGGCCTATGTTGATTTTGCGGCTGGAGAAAAATATAGCTGGCTAAAATCAAAGGGCATAAATTTTTTCCCAGTAGTGGGGTGGGCAGAGCGTGGTGGCGCACTTGCTGGAGGACATGGCAATTCTGTTCCGCGCTTTCATATTGTTTGGGGAACGGGGCCGGGCTTAGTGGAGCCATTTGCGAAACAAGTATTACAAGCAGCAAGTGAAGGAAAAATCGATTATAAGCCGAGACATCAAGTGACCGAGCTGATAACAACAAACGGAGCTGTGTCGGGTATTCGAGGCAATCTATTAGAACCGGCTACAATCACACGTGGGGAAGAAAGCTCGCGTGTTGTAATTGATCATTTTGAATATTATGCAGAGGCCGTCGTCGTAGCAAGTGGTGGAATTGGAGCCAATATCGAATTAGTAAAGAAAAATTGGCCAGCACGACTGGGAGCGCCCCCTGAAAAGATGGTATCTGGTGTACCAGCCTATGTCGATGGAAAAATGCTTGACATTACGGAGCAAATTGGCGGGCGCATCGTTAATCGTGACCGAATGTGGCATTACACAGAAGGTTTAAAAAACTGGAATCCCATTTGGCCAAATCATGGCATTCGCATCTTACCAGGACCATCCTCCATGTGGTTGGATGCGCGAGGCAATCGTTTTACTGCACCGAATTTCCCAGGCTTTGATACGCTTAGTACCCTTGAGGCCATTCAAAAAACAGGTTATGACTATTCGTGGTTTCTTTTAACTGAAAAAATAATCGAAAAGGAATTTGCTTTATCAGGTTCTGAACAAAATACGGATTTAACAAATAAAAGCATCAAAGAAGTGTTGAAACGCGTATTACCAGGTCCGCCAGCTGCGGTGCAAGCGTTCAAGGATCATGGAGAGGATTTTGTCGTCGCCGATAATTTGAAGGATTTAGTACGTGGCATGAATGAGTTAGTTGGAAGTGAGTTGCTCGATTTTATGCATATTAAGGAGCAAGTTTTGGCGCGGGACCGTGAAATTGAAAATAAATTTTCCAAAGATGCGCAAATTACAGCAATTCATGGTGCACGAAATTATATTGGGGATAAGCTAATTCGTGCTGCGAAGCCACATAAATTACTAGATGCAAAAGCGGGTCCTCTGATTGCTGTACGATTAAATATATTAACGCGCAAAACATTGGGTGGGCTGCAAACAAATTTAAACGGGCAAGTAATGGATGGGCAGGGAGAACCTATTACTGGGCTTTTTGCAGCGGGAGAAGTAAGTGGCTTTGGTGGTGGCGGTGTCCATGGCTACCGCTCTTTAGAAGGAACATTTCTAGGAGGCTGTCTGTTCACAGGGCTTCAAGTTGGAAAATTTTTGAGTAAATAA
- the yhaM gene encoding 3'-5' exoribonuclease YhaM, with protein sequence MDGITKLQPGDQVDQYLLIKEAKKGVTTVGKPFMSLVLQDRSGDIEAKLWDTNEEHENLYRAQIIVKVGGEIHDYRGKNQLRVKQIRPAREDEGVTISDLLPTSAVPKEQLFEELTQYFFQIQNPNISRITRFLVKKYQDRLIIYPAATKNHHDYASGLIDHVVSMLKLSEAICNLYPTLNRDLLYAGVILHDIGKVIELSGPVGTMYTVEGNLLGHISIMVNEIGQAATELKIEGEEVMLLQHLVLAHHGKEEWGSPKKPMIQEAEILHYIDNIDAKMNMLTRALDKTKPGEFTERLFPLDNRSFYKPTI encoded by the coding sequence GTGGATGGAATTACGAAACTTCAACCTGGAGATCAAGTCGATCAATATTTGTTAATTAAAGAGGCTAAAAAAGGAGTTACCACTGTAGGCAAGCCATTCATGTCGCTTGTGTTGCAAGATCGAAGTGGAGATATTGAGGCAAAGCTATGGGATACGAATGAAGAACACGAAAACCTATACCGTGCCCAAATCATCGTAAAAGTAGGTGGCGAAATTCATGATTATCGCGGTAAAAATCAACTGCGTGTGAAGCAAATTCGCCCCGCACGTGAAGATGAAGGGGTTACAATTAGTGATTTACTGCCAACATCAGCCGTGCCAAAAGAGCAACTATTTGAAGAGCTAACACAATATTTTTTCCAAATTCAAAATCCAAATATTTCACGTATTACACGTTTTTTAGTAAAAAAATATCAAGATCGGCTTATCATTTATCCAGCAGCAACAAAAAACCATCATGATTATGCATCAGGTTTAATTGACCATGTTGTTTCAATGCTGAAATTAAGCGAGGCGATTTGCAATTTATACCCAACATTAAACCGTGATCTATTATATGCGGGCGTTATTTTACATGATATTGGGAAAGTAATAGAGCTAAGCGGTCCAGTCGGCACAATGTATACGGTGGAGGGGAATTTACTCGGTCATATTTCCATTATGGTCAACGAAATCGGTCAAGCCGCAACAGAGTTAAAAATCGAGGGCGAAGAAGTAATGCTACTGCAACATTTAGTATTAGCACACCACGGAAAAGAAGAGTGGGGTAGCCCGAAAAAGCCAATGATTCAAGAGGCTGAAATTTTACATTACATCGACAATATCGATGCAAAAATGAATATGCTGACGCGTGCGCTTGATAAAACAAAGCCAGGCGAATTTACTGAACGTTTATTCCCATTAGATAATCGTTCGTTCTATAAGCCAACAATTTAA
- the serA gene encoding phosphoglycerate dehydrogenase gives MATKVIEQATKTINVFIADPLSEDGIFPLRQETELDLNVIIDTGLAPEELIAKIADVDVLLVRSQTTVTREVIEAAKNLKLIGRAGVGVDNIDLTAATEHGIIVVNAPDGNTNSAAEHSIAMMTSLARHIPQAFNTLKNGKWDRKSFVGVELKNKTLGVIGMGRIGAEVAYRAKGQRMNVIAYDPFLTEERAKELGVTKGTVDEVCAAAEFITVHTPLLPETRNIINKARFAIMKDGVRIINCARGGIINEDDLYDAIVEGKVAGAALDVFVQEPATDHKLLTLPQVIATPHLGASTVEAQESVAVDVSNDIIKFFKTGTVTNPVNMPSIPKEKLAQVEPFFALAEKLGKFLIQVTEEGIQQLNISYAGEVANFDVRPLTANAIKGLLSTNHGTHVNDVNARYLAERIGMQINEHKTTTAKGFTNLITVEIITETEKHTVAGTLLNGLGARIVKVEGFVVDVIPEGHLLYIKNQDKPGSIGRVATKLADKNINIATMQVGRDQIGGSAVMMLAVDNEVTTEELIYVAQLENIDEVKAITL, from the coding sequence ATGGCAACAAAAGTTATCGAACAAGCAACTAAAACAATTAACGTATTTATTGCGGATCCACTTAGTGAAGATGGAATTTTTCCATTACGTCAAGAAACAGAATTAGACTTAAATGTAATTATTGATACAGGTCTTGCACCAGAAGAGCTTATCGCAAAAATTGCTGACGTAGATGTACTACTTGTTCGTTCTCAAACAACTGTTACACGCGAAGTAATCGAGGCAGCAAAAAACTTAAAATTAATCGGGCGTGCTGGTGTTGGTGTAGATAACATCGACTTAACTGCTGCAACAGAACACGGAATTATCGTTGTCAACGCACCAGATGGCAACACAAACTCTGCTGCTGAACATTCAATCGCAATGATGACATCTTTAGCACGTCATATTCCACAAGCATTTAATACACTTAAAAACGGTAAATGGGATCGCAAATCTTTCGTTGGTGTGGAATTAAAAAATAAAACTTTAGGCGTTATTGGTATGGGCCGTATCGGTGCTGAAGTGGCATACCGTGCAAAAGGTCAACGTATGAACGTCATCGCTTATGACCCATTCTTAACAGAAGAACGCGCAAAAGAGCTTGGCGTAACAAAAGGAACAGTTGATGAAGTATGTGCAGCTGCTGAGTTCATCACAGTACACACACCATTACTACCAGAAACACGCAACATCATTAATAAAGCGCGCTTTGCCATTATGAAAGACGGCGTTCGCATTATTAACTGTGCACGTGGTGGTATCATTAATGAAGATGATTTATATGACGCAATCGTAGAAGGTAAAGTAGCTGGTGCAGCACTAGACGTATTCGTACAAGAGCCAGCAACAGACCACAAATTACTAACACTTCCACAAGTAATTGCAACACCTCACTTAGGTGCATCTACAGTAGAAGCACAAGAATCAGTTGCAGTTGACGTTTCAAATGATATTATTAAATTCTTTAAAACAGGTACAGTTACAAACCCAGTAAACATGCCTTCAATTCCTAAAGAAAAGCTTGCACAAGTTGAGCCATTCTTTGCACTTGCTGAAAAGCTTGGTAAATTCTTAATCCAAGTAACAGAAGAGGGCATTCAACAATTAAATATTTCTTATGCAGGAGAAGTTGCTAACTTTGATGTTCGCCCATTAACTGCCAATGCAATTAAAGGATTACTTTCTACAAATCACGGCACGCATGTAAATGATGTCAATGCACGTTATTTAGCAGAGCGCATTGGTATGCAAATTAACGAGCACAAAACAACTACTGCAAAAGGATTCACGAACTTAATTACAGTGGAAATCATTACAGAAACAGAAAAACATACAGTTGCAGGTACGCTATTAAATGGTCTTGGCGCTCGCATTGTGAAAGTGGAAGGTTTCGTAGTAGACGTTATTCCTGAAGGTCACCTACTATACATCAAAAACCAAGACAAGCCAGGTTCAATCGGCCGCGTAGCTACAAAATTAGCTGATAAAAACATTAATATCGCGACAATGCAAGTAGGACGCGACCAAATTGGTGGTTCTGCAGTTATGATGCTTGCTGTTGATAATGAAGTAACAACTGAAGAATTAATCTATGTTGCACAACTTGAAAATATTGATGAAGTAAAAGCCATTACTCTATAA
- a CDS encoding MFS transporter, translated as MKKWHYSWIVLAVTFASIIVAGIIRSSAGVFIDPFEQDFGWNRPSISFAFAVCLFLYGFSGPFMAAFVEKYGLKRMMLISMFLLSVALACTAIMQEEWQLILIWGVMMGIGSGLFLTVLSTQVANRWFDKRRGLAVGILTAATATGQLILLPVLAALIEHYSWQAAILLIFILSLLMLVIIALFMRNYPSEKKIGPYGRDKVIEHTPKHVGNPFQMALSALAEGLKVKEFWLLAGSFFICGLSTSGLIGTHFISYCIGFGIPVVTAAAMLSFMGVFDLIGTTLSGWLSDRFDNRWLLFWYYSLRGLSLLALPFALASSSYTWLMIFAIFYGLDWIATVPPTIGLTRQRFGIEKSAMMYGWMVAAHQVGAGVAAYFGGVVFEVMGSYKMAFLLAGGFCLLASLFVIIIKKQPNPSTT; from the coding sequence TTGAAGAAATGGCATTATAGCTGGATTGTATTAGCAGTGACGTTTGCATCGATTATCGTAGCTGGCATTATCCGTTCCTCTGCCGGCGTATTTATCGACCCATTTGAGCAAGATTTCGGTTGGAATCGCCCATCGATTTCCTTTGCCTTTGCTGTTTGTTTATTTTTATATGGATTCTCTGGTCCATTTATGGCCGCATTTGTTGAAAAATATGGATTAAAACGTATGATGTTGATTTCCATGTTCCTCTTATCCGTTGCCCTTGCTTGTACGGCAATCATGCAGGAAGAGTGGCAGCTGATTCTCATATGGGGTGTTATGATGGGGATTGGTTCGGGATTATTTTTAACCGTATTAAGTACACAGGTAGCCAATCGTTGGTTTGATAAGCGACGAGGCTTAGCTGTCGGTATTTTAACAGCTGCTACTGCAACAGGGCAGCTCATTTTACTACCTGTGCTTGCGGCTTTAATTGAGCATTATTCATGGCAAGCAGCCATTCTGTTAATTTTTATTTTAAGTTTGCTTATGCTTGTAATTATTGCGCTCTTTATGCGTAATTATCCGAGTGAAAAAAAGATTGGCCCATATGGCAGAGATAAAGTCATTGAACACACGCCGAAACATGTCGGCAATCCATTTCAAATGGCATTAAGTGCATTAGCAGAAGGCTTAAAGGTAAAGGAGTTTTGGCTACTAGCAGGCAGCTTCTTTATTTGCGGCTTGTCTACAAGTGGGCTGATCGGAACGCACTTTATTTCGTATTGTATTGGCTTTGGCATTCCAGTCGTAACGGCCGCTGCCATGCTATCGTTTATGGGTGTTTTCGATTTAATTGGCACGACACTTTCTGGTTGGTTGTCTGACCGTTTTGATAATCGTTGGTTACTATTTTGGTATTATTCATTACGTGGGCTGTCCTTACTAGCATTACCATTTGCATTGGCCAGTAGCTCGTATACATGGTTAATGATTTTTGCTATTTTTTATGGGCTGGACTGGATTGCGACTGTACCACCGACAATTGGCTTAACACGTCAACGCTTTGGCATTGAAAAAAGTGCCATGATGTACGGCTGGATGGTTGCCGCTCATCAAGTTGGCGCTGGAGTTGCTGCTTATTTTGGTGGCGTGGTATTCGAAGTAATGGGCTCGTATAAAATGGCATTCCTATTAGCAGGTGGCTTCTGCTTACTGGCAAGCTTATTTGTCATCATTATTAAAAAACAGCCGAATCCATCAACTACATAA
- a CDS encoding YhzD family protein, with protein MENYRFTAFEKTGETLFDEVWTFDNDQTAKVEGQKQIEEKGIAEKTHRLVNAQGKLILFHV; from the coding sequence ATGGAGAATTATCGTTTCACAGCTTTCGAAAAAACAGGCGAGACTTTATTCGATGAAGTTTGGACTTTTGATAATGACCAAACAGCAAAAGTTGAGGGCCAAAAGCAAATTGAAGAAAAAGGAATTGCCGAAAAAACACATCGCTTAGTAAATGCACAAGGAAAATTAATTTTATTTCACGTTTAA